A genomic region of Thermodesulfobium narugense DSM 14796 contains the following coding sequences:
- a CDS encoding DUF134 domain-containing protein — protein sequence MPRPKLKRFIQMEPKYSVYAPKGVGKTKEEILMDLDEVETLRLVFGEGLDQDKAAKKLGVSRQTVGRTVDIAGKKLADFLVNGKVLKIKTDGNYEFINKDSNEESTK from the coding sequence GTGCCAAGGCCAAAGTTAAAGAGGTTTATTCAAATGGAGCCAAAGTACAGCGTATATGCTCCAAAAGGTGTAGGAAAAACTAAAGAAGAGATCTTAATGGATCTTGATGAGGTAGAAACCTTAAGATTGGTTTTTGGTGAAGGGTTGGATCAGGACAAAGCAGCAAAAAAACTTGGTGTATCCAGGCAAACCGTAGGTAGGACTGTAGATATTGCAGGTAAAAAATTGGCCGATTTCCTAGTAAATGGTAAAGTTTTGAAAATTAAAACCGATGGCAACTACGAATTTATTAATAAAGATTCTAACGAAGAAAGCACTAAATAA
- a CDS encoding cytochrome ubiquinol oxidase subunit I: protein MDAVMLSRLQFGATAMYHFIFVPLTLGLGVLVAIMETLHYKTKNEVYLKMTKFWGRLFLINFVLGIVTGITLEFQFGTNWAQYSIYVGDIFGAPLAIEATLAFFLESTFLGVWLFGWKRISPKMHLISIWLVAFSSNLSALWILIANAWMQDPVGFVLRNNRAEMTNFFAVVFSPYAWLKFTHTITAGFVVGSFFVMGISAYHLLKKQNVELFKKSFYIGATFGLIASILVFLIGDFHAAEVAHVQPTKLAAMESLWNTEKAAPIYLILVPDESKRTNMVEAFPIPSLLSLLAYHDPNATVRGLNSFPSNDIPPVTPVFLSFRIMVGLGTLFIILTVLAWWYARKDKLLEHRNFLRIMLYSLPLPYVATQVGWIVAEVGRQPWIVYGLLRTDDAVSKNLTVGDVLLTFGVFIVLYTALAVLDFALLIYYARKGPLETD from the coding sequence ATGGATGCTGTAATGTTATCGAGGTTGCAATTTGGTGCAACCGCGATGTATCACTTTATTTTTGTCCCATTAACTTTGGGTCTTGGTGTTCTTGTTGCTATAATGGAAACCCTTCATTACAAAACAAAGAACGAAGTGTATCTGAAGATGACGAAGTTTTGGGGAAGACTATTTCTAATTAATTTTGTTTTAGGCATTGTCACTGGTATTACACTTGAGTTTCAATTTGGGACCAACTGGGCTCAGTACTCTATTTATGTAGGAGATATTTTTGGTGCGCCTCTTGCAATAGAGGCTACGCTTGCTTTCTTTCTTGAATCTACATTCTTGGGAGTATGGCTTTTTGGTTGGAAGAGAATATCTCCTAAGATGCACTTAATTAGTATCTGGCTTGTAGCATTCTCATCAAATCTTTCTGCTTTATGGATACTCATTGCCAACGCCTGGATGCAAGATCCTGTTGGTTTTGTCTTAAGGAACAACAGGGCAGAGATGACAAACTTTTTTGCTGTAGTGTTTAGTCCTTATGCATGGCTGAAATTTACCCACACTATTACAGCAGGGTTTGTGGTAGGCTCATTTTTTGTAATGGGAATTTCGGCTTATCATCTTTTGAAGAAGCAAAATGTAGAACTTTTTAAAAAGTCTTTTTACATTGGGGCTACTTTTGGTTTAATTGCTAGTATATTGGTTTTCTTGATTGGAGATTTTCATGCTGCTGAGGTAGCTCACGTTCAACCTACAAAGTTAGCTGCAATGGAATCTCTTTGGAATACTGAAAAAGCTGCACCGATATATTTGATTTTAGTACCTGATGAATCGAAGAGAACCAATATGGTCGAAGCATTTCCAATACCATCTCTTCTAAGCTTGCTTGCATATCACGATCCCAACGCCACAGTAAGAGGATTAAATAGCTTCCCTAGTAATGATATTCCTCCTGTAACCCCTGTTTTTTTGAGTTTCAGGATCATGGTAGGATTAGGGACTCTTTTTATAATACTTACAGTTTTGGCCTGGTGGTATGCAAGGAAAGACAAATTACTTGAACATAGAAATTTTTTGAGAATAATGCTTTACTCACTTCCTCTCCCATATGTTGCTACTCAGGTTGGTTGGATTGTTGCAGAAGTAGGCAGACAACCATGGATTGTGTATGGACTATTAAGAACAGATGACGCTGTTAGCAAAAATTTAACTGTTGGAGACGTGTTATTAACCTTTGGAGTTTTTATTGTTTTATATACTGCACTTGCAGTTCTTGATTTTGCACTTTTAATCTACTATGCCCGTAAGGGTCCATTAGAAACGGATTAG
- a CDS encoding methyltransferase domain-containing protein, translating to MKVNKDSRISMSIDLIWEEDNVKHVENYFIRPHMWLDADTLPRNLYEWLEGKEVGDIFESTYSAGELFEPYSSKNILPIKWISEEEKKFFKVGRFYPLETLKGREGKNSIEKPFFRCIEKRDDLFFADFNHPLSEKKCTLRAKIIKVVEQSDVKCGTGGICYDWLSEFGFGIGMQAKFKQIETDFYSENSFTVEDPDESGIFYESNSSIINIDLVLKNKIGEVLENIIGDNSKILDIMGRTTPYLRNNPDITIIGLNKEVSTLNKKISSINNKNIFKDFRLPYYDNQFDIVICSFCFEYIPHPHEFVSEVKRVLKTDGSFVTIFTNRYFKPKSILLWSELNDFERLGYLQDIYKKTNFKEVNTYTSRGYLRALSDPEAVIDRHSAPLFLIKGYK from the coding sequence TTGAAAGTTAATAAAGATTCAAGGATATCAATGTCAATAGACTTAATATGGGAAGAGGACAATGTCAAACACGTTGAAAATTATTTTATCAGACCGCATATGTGGCTTGATGCTGATACTCTGCCAAGAAATTTATACGAGTGGCTAGAAGGAAAAGAGGTAGGAGACATATTTGAATCTACCTACAGCGCAGGAGAGTTATTTGAACCATATTCGTCAAAAAATATACTTCCAATAAAGTGGATTTCAGAAGAAGAAAAAAAATTTTTTAAAGTCGGCAGATTTTATCCTCTTGAAACATTAAAGGGCAGAGAGGGAAAAAATTCAATAGAAAAGCCTTTTTTCAGGTGCATAGAAAAAAGAGATGACCTGTTCTTTGCCGATTTTAATCATCCTTTATCAGAGAAAAAATGTACTCTTAGAGCCAAGATAATAAAGGTAGTAGAGCAATCAGATGTAAAGTGTGGCACAGGGGGAATTTGCTATGATTGGTTGTCAGAATTTGGCTTTGGCATTGGAATGCAGGCAAAATTTAAACAAATTGAAACAGATTTTTATTCTGAAAATTCTTTTACTGTTGAAGACCCAGATGAGAGTGGAATATTTTATGAAAGCAACTCTTCTATAATAAATATTGATTTAGTTTTAAAGAATAAAATAGGTGAAGTTTTAGAAAATATTATCGGTGATAATTCAAAAATACTTGACATTATGGGTAGAACTACACCTTATTTAAGAAATAATCCAGATATAACAATTATTGGATTAAATAAAGAAGTATCCACACTAAACAAAAAAATTTCATCAATTAATAATAAAAATATCTTTAAGGATTTTCGTCTCCCTTATTATGACAATCAATTCGATATCGTAATATGTAGTTTTTGTTTCGAATACATACCTCACCCACACGAATTTGTGAGTGAGGTAAAGAGGGTTCTAAAAACTGATGGCTCTTTTGTAACAATATTTACAAATAGATACTTCAAGCCAAAATCAATTTTACTTTGGTCCGAATTAAACGATTTTGAAAGGCTTGGATATTTGCAAGATATTTACAAAAAAACCAACTTCAAAGAGGTTAACACCTACACATCGCGTGGGTATCTGCGAGCCCTTTCAGATCCAGAAGCCGTAATAGACAGGCACAGCGCTCCTCTTTTTCTTATAAAAGGCTACAAATAG
- the rpmE gene encoding 50S ribosomal protein L31 yields the protein MKEGIHPRFYEDCVVTCACGNTFTTGSTKKSIKVEICSKCHPFFTGTQKLVDTEGRIEKFNKKYSKKNKGESEN from the coding sequence TTGAAAGAAGGAATTCATCCTCGATTTTACGAGGACTGTGTGGTTACATGTGCCTGTGGCAACACTTTTACTACAGGATCAACCAAGAAGTCAATAAAAGTAGAAATATGTTCAAAATGTCATCCATTTTTTACAGGGACCCAAAAGCTTGTTGATACTGAAGGTAGAATAGAAAAGTTCAACAAGAAATATAGCAAGAAAAATAAGGGAGAAAGCGAAAATTAA
- the thyX gene encoding FAD-dependent thymidylate synthase produces MARKIREKAKIKVSLIYNTPDPVRAIALGARVSITNKSIFDVYSELKEDEAQDLVKRLYKMGHHTPFEHASFTFGIENISRSCSHQLVRHRIASFTQKSQRYTRFGAKALASGSDKRVEIEDLYVFPPSFQKHSSILTKYRDYLELGRRLYEDLLSKGVPAEDARYILPNSTHTSLVMTMNFRELMHASSLRLCQRAQWEIRSVFEEIKKRVFEVSPFLSEFLCPKCEIIGYCNEEKSCGRKPKKES; encoded by the coding sequence ATAGCAAGAAAAATAAGGGAGAAAGCGAAAATTAAAGTTTCTCTAATTTACAATACTCCAGACCCTGTCAGGGCTATTGCCCTAGGGGCAAGGGTGTCTATTACAAATAAATCTATTTTTGATGTTTATTCTGAACTCAAAGAAGATGAAGCTCAAGATCTTGTGAAAAGGTTATATAAAATGGGGCATCATACTCCCTTTGAGCACGCTTCTTTTACGTTTGGTATTGAAAACATTTCTAGATCCTGTTCTCACCAGCTTGTAAGACACAGAATTGCTTCGTTTACCCAGAAAAGCCAACGATATACAAGGTTTGGTGCAAAAGCCTTAGCTTCAGGTTCTGACAAAAGAGTTGAAATTGAGGATTTATACGTTTTTCCTCCATCTTTTCAAAAACATTCCTCGATTTTGACTAAATATAGGGATTATTTGGAATTGGGCAGAAGGCTCTATGAGGATCTTTTGTCTAAAGGAGTTCCTGCTGAGGATGCAAGATATATTTTGCCAAATAGTACACACACCTCTCTTGTTATGACAATGAATTTCAGAGAACTTATGCACGCTTCAAGTCTCAGACTTTGTCAAAGAGCTCAGTGGGAGATTCGATCAGTTTTTGAAGAGATTAAAAAGAGGGTTTTTGAGGTTTCTCCTTTTCTATCAGAATTCTTGTGTCCAAAGTGCGAAATCATAGGATACTGCAATGAGGAGAAATCTTGTGGTAGAAAACCAAAAAAAGAGTCCTGA
- a CDS encoding DsrE family protein produces the protein MSEKLVVTVTAGPDDPEKATFAFIMANTALIMEMDVTMIFQSNGIYNVTKGTYEHIKAVDHESIKEHVENFIENGGKLLACIPACISKEIPKDQLIDGVQMIKAGRALKEMMEADLVLNY, from the coding sequence ATGTCTGAAAAACTTGTCGTAACAGTAACAGCGGGTCCTGATGATCCAGAAAAAGCCACATTTGCATTTATTATGGCTAATACAGCCTTGATAATGGAAATGGACGTAACAATGATATTTCAGTCAAATGGCATTTACAATGTAACAAAAGGCACATATGAACACATAAAAGCAGTTGATCATGAGAGTATCAAAGAGCACGTCGAAAACTTTATCGAAAACGGCGGAAAACTTCTTGCATGTATTCCAGCCTGCATCTCAAAAGAGATACCTAAAGATCAACTCATAGATGGTGTTCAAATGATAAAGGCTGGAAGAGCACTCAAAGAAATGATGGAAGCAGATCTTGTTCTGAATTATTAA
- a CDS encoding Spy/CpxP family protein refolding chaperone, whose product MKKFFVGFMLLALLASVWFMGNSFAFSPGAFGPGSGHGYAFDQFHNGQGFNYERRENFQLERMKEKLNLTDDQVNQIKSLLNDKYAKLKVLRTKLWNLNNDYRNLVVNKADTSQLESKIKEINNTRVEIMNLNTNYRIKILEILTPEQRILMSMR is encoded by the coding sequence ATGAAAAAGTTTTTTGTAGGGTTTATGCTCTTAGCTTTACTTGCTTCTGTATGGTTTATGGGAAATTCTTTTGCATTCTCTCCAGGGGCTTTTGGACCAGGTTCGGGTCATGGTTATGCGTTTGATCAATTTCACAACGGACAAGGCTTTAATTATGAACGAAGAGAAAATTTCCAATTAGAAAGGATGAAAGAGAAACTCAATCTTACAGACGATCAAGTCAACCAAATCAAATCACTTTTAAACGACAAATATGCAAAACTTAAAGTCTTAAGAACAAAACTCTGGAATTTAAACAACGACTACAGAAATCTCGTTGTTAACAAGGCAGACACATCTCAACTTGAGTCAAAGATTAAAGAAATAAACAACACAAGAGTCGAAATAATGAATCTAAACACTAATTATAGAATTAAGATTTTAGAAATTCTGACTCCTGAACAAAGAATTTTAATGTCTATGAGATAG
- a CDS encoding adenosine-specific kinase — MNIELKKINFPGDANIILGQAHFIKTIEDIYEIIVSSNPTAKFGIAFSEASGDCLIRTEGNDEELVNIAVQNLMSLSCGHSFIIVLKNAFPINILNSLKGCQEVVSIFCATANDVKVVVSYDDEGNGGILGVIDGLKPKGVENLDDKNKRKTFLRKIGYKLS; from the coding sequence ATGAACATAGAGTTGAAAAAGATAAATTTTCCAGGCGATGCCAATATAATATTGGGACAAGCTCATTTTATCAAAACAATTGAAGATATTTATGAAATTATTGTATCTTCTAATCCAACTGCTAAATTTGGCATTGCATTTTCTGAAGCCTCAGGAGATTGTCTGATTCGAACAGAAGGCAATGATGAAGAACTTGTAAATATTGCTGTACAAAATTTGATGTCTCTCTCTTGTGGGCATAGCTTTATTATTGTTTTGAAAAATGCGTTTCCTATAAACATACTTAATTCCTTAAAGGGTTGTCAAGAAGTTGTGTCAATTTTTTGTGCTACTGCAAACGATGTTAAGGTCGTAGTGTCTTATGATGATGAAGGAAATGGAGGAATATTGGGTGTTATTGATGGGCTTAAACCCAAAGGCGTTGAAAACTTAGATGACAAGAATAAGAGAAAAACCTTTTTAAGAAAAATAGGATATAAACTTAGTTAA
- the cydB gene encoding cytochrome d ubiquinol oxidase subunit II, giving the protein MVLNILWFIIWGLLWAMYFALDGFDLGIGILFPFFAKTDQDKKTMLESIGPVWDANEVWLITAGGATFAAFPTTYAYMFSFLYLPLMLILYGLIIRAVCLEFRYKVNNPTIISLLEIGFFLGSLLPALLLGVAFGNIFQGLPIDQNGYHGNLLTLLNPFGLITGILFVVAFLLHGSLWLSFRTEGDINVRAKSLAKKLWFITLFFAVLFLVSAYFVTNLYSNYFSIPILLVVPILCVLGLLGAGIFINSSEILAFLSSAICIIFLTFTGVGGLYPNLIPSSINNAFSLSAFNSSSSQYTLAVMTIVVIIFVPIVLFYKFWTYKTFSYKIKEGEGEGY; this is encoded by the coding sequence ATTGTGTTAAACATTCTGTGGTTTATTATTTGGGGACTTCTTTGGGCTATGTATTTTGCGCTTGACGGTTTTGATTTAGGCATAGGAATACTCTTTCCTTTTTTTGCTAAAACAGATCAGGACAAAAAGACAATGCTTGAAAGTATTGGACCTGTTTGGGACGCTAATGAGGTATGGCTTATAACTGCGGGTGGCGCAACTTTTGCAGCGTTTCCCACTACTTACGCTTATATGTTTAGTTTTCTATACCTTCCACTAATGCTCATTTTATATGGTTTGATAATAAGAGCGGTTTGTCTTGAATTTAGGTACAAAGTAAATAATCCGACTATAATTTCTTTGCTGGAGATTGGATTTTTCCTTGGAAGCTTATTGCCGGCACTTCTTTTAGGGGTTGCTTTCGGGAATATATTCCAGGGGCTTCCAATAGATCAAAATGGTTATCATGGAAATTTGCTGACCCTTCTTAATCCATTTGGTTTGATCACTGGAATTTTGTTTGTGGTAGCATTTTTATTACACGGTTCTCTTTGGCTTTCTTTTAGAACTGAAGGAGATATAAACGTTAGAGCTAAATCACTTGCTAAAAAACTATGGTTTATAACACTATTTTTTGCAGTTTTGTTCCTTGTAAGCGCTTACTTTGTGACAAATCTTTACTCTAATTACTTTTCTATACCCATTCTTCTTGTAGTACCCATTCTTTGCGTGCTTGGGCTTTTGGGAGCAGGAATTTTTATTAACTCTTCAGAAATTCTGGCTTTCTTGTCGTCAGCTATATGTATAATTTTCTTAACGTTTACTGGTGTAGGAGGTCTGTATCCAAACCTTATCCCATCTAGTATTAATAATGCTTTTAGTTTGAGCGCTTTTAATTCTTCTTCAAGTCAGTACACTCTTGCTGTTATGACGATCGTTGTAATAATATTTGTACCGATAGTACTATTTTATAAGTTTTGGACATATAAAACGTTTAGTTACAAGATAAAAGAGGGTGAAGGAGAAGGTTATTAA
- a CDS encoding EAL and HDOD domain-containing protein, which yields MSSFIARQPILNNDKKTYGYEVLYRGSSKSEFPKEIPEEASLKVLVDLFTNYGITYIGKGLPVFINTPLYTLKKSLPPFPKESIFFEINQNEISSNFDVPFIRELYYSGFNLSHQGSDLPHQSVLSFFKAIKIDFSITPKDRRSLLPKHIPQNKILIAHKIEDNHLYEEALEEGYKLFQGFYFSKPETLTKKDFTASQIEILNILKMLLAEDLRWDRIEKEIKKNAYLTIKILKLVNSSFFGFRCEVKSVLQAIVLLGRKQMIKWLIMILLTEKTSAPLELLKITLTRARLMQLLAQETSKKFKEDEYYLIGLLSLFDVITGFSKENLLVHLPLSEAISNAIKGIDTPQTRGYIQALKLVELYEKGDWEKVISMCYELRIRHERMGNLYVEAINWAESTLESIA from the coding sequence GTGAGTTCTTTTATTGCAAGACAACCGATATTAAATAACGATAAAAAAACTTATGGATATGAAGTTTTATATAGAGGTTCAAGTAAAAGCGAATTCCCAAAAGAAATCCCAGAAGAAGCATCTTTAAAGGTTTTAGTAGATCTATTTACCAACTACGGTATTACTTATATAGGGAAAGGTTTACCTGTATTTATAAATACGCCACTGTATACCTTAAAAAAATCACTTCCACCTTTTCCAAAAGAATCAATATTTTTTGAAATAAATCAAAACGAAATAAGCAGCAACTTTGACGTGCCATTTATAAGAGAGCTCTACTATTCTGGTTTTAATTTATCACATCAGGGATCAGATTTGCCTCACCAATCAGTTTTAAGCTTCTTCAAAGCAATAAAAATCGACTTTTCCATCACTCCAAAGGATAGAAGATCTCTTTTGCCAAAACACATACCTCAAAACAAAATATTAATTGCTCACAAGATAGAAGATAATCACTTATATGAGGAAGCTTTAGAAGAAGGATATAAACTTTTTCAAGGTTTTTATTTTTCAAAACCAGAAACCTTAACAAAAAAGGATTTTACAGCATCACAAATTGAAATCTTAAATATCTTAAAAATGCTCTTGGCTGAAGATTTAAGATGGGATAGGATTGAAAAAGAGATAAAAAAGAACGCATATTTGACAATTAAAATTTTAAAGCTCGTAAATTCTTCATTTTTCGGTTTTAGATGTGAAGTAAAATCAGTTTTACAAGCAATAGTTCTGCTGGGAAGAAAACAGATGATAAAGTGGCTTATCATGATACTTCTTACTGAAAAAACTAGTGCTCCTTTAGAACTTCTAAAAATTACTCTTACGAGAGCAAGATTAATGCAACTTTTGGCTCAGGAAACTTCAAAAAAGTTTAAAGAGGATGAATATTACTTAATTGGTTTGCTCTCTCTTTTTGATGTAATAACTGGTTTTTCTAAAGAAAATCTTTTGGTTCATCTTCCGCTGAGCGAGGCTATTTCAAACGCTATAAAGGGCATAGACACTCCCCAAACAAGAGGATATATACAAGCTCTAAAGCTTGTAGAACTCTATGAAAAAGGAGACTGGGAAAAAGTTATATCAATGTGCTATGAACTTAGAATCAGGCACGAAAGGATGGGGAACCTCTATGTGGAAGCGATCAATTGGGCTGAAAGTACCCTTGAATCAATAGCTTAA
- a CDS encoding nicotinate phosphoribosyltransferase — MLISNFDDIIDGLTADSYFLRTFRILKEKGVNKKVVAEIKASSFPPGYNWAIFAGINEARLILNELKDIEVLSLKEGSIFYPDEPVLTIKGNYLDFAIFETALLGILCQASAVATKAARIKKIIGSKELISFGSRRAHPSITAHLERNAYIGGCDGVSSIIGAKVINQTPRGTMPHSLILLIGSLKEALKAFDDVIEKDIPRIALIDTFCDEKFEAIEAARLLGERLYAVRLDTPSSRRGNVRKIVEEVRWELDIRGFEKVKIVLSGGIDEYIAKDLCDVVDIFGVGTALTNAPIINFSMDIVEIEEEPIAKRGKKSGQKDLIYCPVCDKRFVVFKEKNPEFICPACKSKATSLLVPIEEPYPDDATIRKRTLENISKIDSVF, encoded by the coding sequence GTGCTTATTTCAAATTTTGATGACATAATAGACGGCCTTACTGCTGATTCTTACTTTTTAAGAACCTTTAGAATCCTTAAGGAAAAAGGTGTTAATAAAAAAGTTGTAGCTGAAATTAAAGCCTCTTCTTTTCCGCCCGGTTATAATTGGGCTATTTTTGCAGGCATTAATGAAGCCAGATTAATTCTCAATGAGTTAAAAGACATAGAAGTTTTATCCCTTAAAGAAGGCAGCATTTTTTATCCTGATGAACCTGTTTTAACAATAAAGGGAAACTATTTGGATTTTGCTATTTTTGAAACTGCCTTGCTGGGCATTCTTTGCCAGGCATCTGCAGTAGCTACAAAGGCAGCTAGAATTAAAAAGATTATAGGATCTAAAGAGCTTATTTCTTTTGGTTCCAGACGTGCACATCCTTCAATTACTGCTCACCTTGAAAGAAATGCTTATATTGGAGGATGTGATGGCGTCTCAAGTATTATTGGAGCTAAAGTAATAAATCAAACTCCAAGAGGTACAATGCCTCATTCTCTTATACTTCTTATAGGTTCTTTAAAAGAAGCGCTTAAAGCTTTTGATGATGTAATCGAAAAGGATATTCCCAGAATTGCTCTAATTGATACTTTTTGTGATGAGAAATTTGAAGCCATTGAAGCTGCCAGGCTTTTGGGCGAAAGGTTGTATGCTGTTAGGCTTGATACTCCTTCATCCAGAAGAGGAAATGTGAGGAAAATTGTAGAAGAGGTAAGATGGGAACTTGATATAAGAGGTTTTGAGAAAGTTAAAATTGTGCTTTCTGGGGGTATAGACGAATATATAGCTAAAGATCTGTGTGATGTGGTAGATATTTTTGGTGTAGGTACCGCTTTAACAAATGCACCTATAATAAATTTTTCAATGGATATTGTAGAGATTGAAGAAGAGCCAATTGCAAAAAGGGGTAAAAAATCAGGACAAAAAGACTTAATATATTGTCCTGTATGTGATAAGAGATTTGTTGTTTTTAAAGAGAAAAATCCTGAATTTATTTGTCCAGCTTGTAAGTCAAAAGCAACATCTCTTCTTGTCCCTATTGAAGAGCCCTACCCAGATGATGCAACAATAAGAAAAAGAACTCTCGAAAACATTTCAAAAATAGATAGTGTTTTTTAG
- a CDS encoding nitrite/sulfite reductase domain-containing protein encodes MEFEKNGAILQRDKETYAVVARIPCGILSLETMETISSVVKKYSIPIIKISSGQRIVLVGIKPDEIDSVWSDLKTGIGRALEPCLHYVQACPGTSVCRFGQRNSLEMGMKLENILYGLPTAAKLKIGVSGCPFNCGEAFTRDIGLIGTVKGWKLVFGGNSGRVPRIGDVIKEELSDEEAIDLIKKAIKVYTDKANPKDRTARFIEKFGIENFKNEIFSS; translated from the coding sequence ATGGAATTTGAAAAAAATGGCGCAATCTTACAAAGAGACAAAGAGACATATGCTGTGGTTGCAAGAATTCCTTGTGGCATTCTTTCTCTTGAAACAATGGAAACTATTTCTTCAGTAGTAAAAAAATATTCTATACCCATAATAAAAATATCTTCAGGACAAAGAATTGTCCTAGTAGGCATCAAACCTGATGAAATAGATTCTGTGTGGTCAGATTTAAAAACTGGCATAGGAAGAGCTCTTGAACCATGCCTACATTACGTTCAAGCGTGCCCTGGAACAAGCGTTTGTAGGTTTGGACAAAGAAATTCCCTCGAAATGGGTATGAAATTGGAAAATATCCTATATGGCTTGCCAACAGCTGCAAAATTAAAAATTGGCGTATCAGGATGTCCATTTAATTGTGGTGAAGCCTTTACTAGAGACATTGGCCTGATCGGCACTGTCAAGGGTTGGAAATTAGTTTTTGGCGGAAATTCTGGTAGAGTACCAAGAATCGGAGACGTAATAAAAGAAGAATTATCTGACGAAGAAGCTATAGATTTGATAAAAAAAGCTATAAAGGTCTATACTGACAAAGCCAATCCAAAGGACAGAACCGCAAGATTTATAGAAAAGTTTGGTATAGAAAATTTTAAAAACGAAATCTTTAGCTCTTAA